Genomic window (Chryseobacterium bernardetii):
CATCGATTCCCATTTATATTCTTCACGAGCAATATTTGATTTGATTTTTTGATTAAAATTTAGCCACTTCAATATCTTTTTATTGAAGCTTTATGCATTTTATTTTATCAAATTTTAATTCAAATCAATGAACAATCAAACATATTCGTATGCCGGAATGTTTACCACGGCATTGCGCTGGGTGGCCGGCTGGACCTACTTTTCCGCGTTTTGGAGAAGATTAATTTTAGAGAACAAACTCAATCCTGATGAGGCAGGATATATCGGTGAAAAGTTCAATCACTTTTTACCCAATGCTTTGGGCATAAAACCCATTATCGAACACCTTGTTTCCAACCCTGAAAGTCTTTGGTGGGCAATGATTTCCTTCACAATTATAGAGGGAATTGTAGGACTTTTATTTATACTCGGCGTTTTTACCAGATTGATGAGCATTGGCGTTTTCAGTTTGGCACTAGGAATTTTATTGGGTTCCGGCTGGCTCGGAACGACCTGTTTAGACGAGTGGCAAATTGGCGTTTTGGGTGTTGCTTCTGGGTTTACCATTTTCCTTTCAGGTGGCGGAAAATATTCTTTTGACGAATATTTTATTCGAAAAAACAAATCATTTGCGAGCACAAAATGGTTTCAATTTCTAGGTTCTGGAATGTTGCCATTAACAGAAAAAGTACTGAACAAAACGGTCTTGGTGGGTGCGATTTTTATTTTTGGTTTGACATTATTTACCAATCAATATTTTCACGGTGGCGTTTATGGAACTTTGCACAACCTCTCCGTTCGTCCTCACGTAAGTATTAGCAATGCAAAAATTCAGAATGATACGTTGTCTTTTATCGTTTTCAGAGATGAGGGTGCCGATGTATATGGCTCGTTTTTGATAGGTATAAAATTGATGGATGAAAATGGAAATACGGTTTTTGAACAAACGCAAACGCAACTTTCACAATTGACTTCTGCGCACATTAAAAATGAGTATGTAGCAAAGGTAAAACCCGGAAAACACAGTTTGATATTGCCTTTGGGTGCAAAAGCATCATTAAATTTTAAGGAAACTATTTTTACAACTTTAGAAGGAAAATACACCTTAGAATTGTTGGATATCAGCGGTGTAAAATGGCAAGAAAAGATAACTGTTATCAAAAATTAATCAGATAATTTAAAAGCAAAAAAAATGGAAAAATTCAAAATATGGCTCAAAAAAAACTGGAGCGTCACGCTTTTATTTGCAATATTCGTTTTGTTATTGGTAAGCCCAGACGCAAAAGCGTGGTTGATGAGACAGATTATTTCAACAGGTTTACTTAATTCAAAAATTGAGGAGAAAAATGTTGAAAAACCTGCTAATGAAAATATTGCAACCATCTCTGAAAGTTTCAGCGTAAAAGATGAAAGCGGACAATCAATCAATGTTTCTGAACTGAAAGGCAAAGTGGTTTTTATTAATTTCTGGGCATCTTGGTGTCCGCCTTGCAGGGCAGAATTTCCGTCGATTCAGAAGTTTTACGAAAAATATGAGGGAAATGATGAGCTCGTTTTTATCACGATAAATTTAGATGATGAACCACAAGCCGGAAAACATTACTTTGAGAAAGAAAAATTTACTATTCCATTTTTAATTCCAAACGGAAATATTCCCAATGAATATTTCAGCGGTTCACTCCCAACAACCGTAATTTTGGACAAAACCGGAAAAATAAGAATGCATCACGCAGGAATGGCAGATTATAGCAAAGATTCTTTCTATGAGGAAATTAATCAACTTCTAAAAGACTAAGAATAGGCTCTAGGTATCCGTTATTTTTCAAGAACGCTCAAAATCAATCTTATGATTTCTCGTTTTAGAGTGTGTATTTTTTAATTAAACTAAAAATATTTATAATGAAAACAAATTTTTTATCAACATTAATTTTAATAATAGCTTTAATTTTCATTTCAAATTACAGCAATGCGCAAACCCAAACTTCTGGAAATAAAGTAGAATACAAAGGCGCTAAAAAGAAATTGGCAGTAATGATTTCAGACGTTAAGCATTTTAATACCACGGTAGAAACCGTAGAATTACTAGAGCTAAAAGAAAACGGATTGACCTTTGAAATTGTGATAGTTGGTATATTGGCTAAAGAAATCGTAGAAAATAATGAACTTATAGAATTGATTGACAGAGCAGAAAAGTCAGGTGCACAATTGGTAATTTGCGAGTATGCTTTAGATATTCTAAAAGTTGACAAATCAAAACTTGACAAACGAATTATGATCACTCCAAATGCCTTGATATATATGTTTGAACTGAATGATAAAGGATACAATACGCTGGTTTATTAATAGGAAATAGTAAAATAAAATTGCATGATTTCGGTTTATATTTGATAATAAAAAGAGAATAGTTGGAAACAATAAAATTTAACAAGACAGAATGCGGGGTAGATTTTCTGCTCAATGTACTTCCTTCTGATGAAATTGGAGAGACATACCTTAATCATAAATTGTTTAATACAGATTATTTTGAAATCATTTTTTTCAAGAAAGGTAGTGGTCAACTTACGCTCAACTATCAAAAAATAAATGTTGAGGATAACAGTATTATTTTTATTTCCCCTTTTCAAAAACGCCAATGGAAACTTGATGCGGAAGATTTTGATT
Coding sequences:
- a CDS encoding TQO small subunit DoxD is translated as MNNQTYSYAGMFTTALRWVAGWTYFSAFWRRLILENKLNPDEAGYIGEKFNHFLPNALGIKPIIEHLVSNPESLWWAMISFTIIEGIVGLLFILGVFTRLMSIGVFSLALGILLGSGWLGTTCLDEWQIGVLGVASGFTIFLSGGGKYSFDEYFIRKNKSFASTKWFQFLGSGMLPLTEKVLNKTVLVGAIFIFGLTLFTNQYFHGGVYGTLHNLSVRPHVSISNAKIQNDTLSFIVFRDEGADVYGSFLIGIKLMDENGNTVFEQTQTQLSQLTSAHIKNEYVAKVKPGKHSLILPLGAKASLNFKETIFTTLEGKYTLELLDISGVKWQEKITVIKN
- a CDS encoding TlpA family protein disulfide reductase, producing MEKFKIWLKKNWSVTLLFAIFVLLLVSPDAKAWLMRQIISTGLLNSKIEEKNVEKPANENIATISESFSVKDESGQSINVSELKGKVVFINFWASWCPPCRAEFPSIQKFYEKYEGNDELVFITINLDDEPQAGKHYFEKEKFTIPFLIPNGNIPNEYFSGSLPTTVILDKTGKIRMHHAGMADYSKDSFYEEINQLLKD